Proteins found in one Cinclus cinclus chromosome 8, bCinCin1.1, whole genome shotgun sequence genomic segment:
- the TNFSF4 gene encoding tumor necrosis factor ligand superfamily member 4, with the protein MEGQPDAEPGAAEQMHNQREAVEDGWMLWQGGQVRNTLHLVSAVAQWILLLACLIYLGIDFLQPSTTQSDKVLWTHIRYTGRSTRGVAMNLTAELGPMQIRNGSIVIPCDGLYLVSLKSFIYLEEEDWLKLTLQGTHKTSSSTLWEQIVQSSDSTVNLTTVLYLFRQDSITLWTNSNANISDLSFSLVLISPLYCNPNSN; encoded by the exons atggaAGGACAGCCAgatgcagagccaggagctgcagagcagatgcACAACCAAAGGGAAGCTgtggaggatggatggatgctcTGGCAGGGAGGACAGGTTAGGAACACGCTGCACCTCGTGTCTGCTGTGGCTCAGTGGATTTTACTGCTTGCCTGCCTGATTTACCTGGGCATAGATTTTCTGCAGCCCTCAACG acCCAGAGTGACAAAGTGTTGTGGACCCACATCCGATACACAG GCAGAAGCACCAGAGGAGTAGCCATGAATCTCACTGCTGAGTTGGGGCCCATGCAGATCAGGAATGGCTCCATCGTGATCCCCTGTGATGGCCTCTACCTCGTGTCCCTGAAAAGCTTCATCTACTTGGAAGAGGAGGACTGGCTGAAGCTGACCCTGCAGGGGACACACAAGACGAGCAGCAGCACCCTGTGGGAGCAGATTGtccagagcagtgacagcacagtgaACCTCACCACGGTGCTCTACCTGTTCAGGCAGGACAGCATCACTCTGTGGACCAACTCCAATGCCAACATCTCGGATCTGTCCTTCAGCCTGGTGTTAATCA GTCCCTTGTACTGCAATCCTAACTCCAACTAA